In Tripterygium wilfordii isolate XIE 37 chromosome 15, ASM1340144v1, whole genome shotgun sequence, one DNA window encodes the following:
- the LOC119980049 gene encoding bidirectional sugar transporter SWEET1-like yields the protein MENVAHFLFGIFGNATALFLFLAPTITFKRIIRSKSTEQFSGIPYVMTLLNCLLSAWYGLPFVSKGNILVSTINGTGAGIEIIYVLLFIFYAPKKEKAKILGLFTAVLALFSAVALISLFALHGKTRKLFCGFAATVFSIIMYASPLSIIRMVIKTKSVEYMPFFLSLFVFLCGTSWFVFGLLGGDPFVAVPNGFGSGLGAIQLILYAVYRNNRKGTSDGSLEEMKPPKEKQHSQNADEQA from the exons ATGGAGAATGTCGCACATTTCTTGTTTGGAATCTTTG GAAATGCCACTGCTCTTTTCCTCTTCTTGGCACCCAC AATTACGTTTAAGAGGATCATAAGAAGTAAATCCACGGAGCAATTCTCAGGAATCCCATACGTGATGAccttgctcaactgtctccttTCTGCCTG GTACGGTCTTCCATTTGTGTCAAAGGGCAACATCTTGGTGTCCACGATCAATGGCACAGGAGCAGGAATTGAAATCATATATGttcttctcttcatcttctatGCACCAAAGAAGGAGAAAGCCAAAATCCTTGGACTCTTCACAGCAGTACTCGCTTTGTTCTCTGCTGTGGCATTGATTTCATTGTTTGCCTTACATGGTAAGACCaggaagctcttctgtggattTGCTGCCACTGTTTTCTCAATCATCATGTACGCCTCACCTCTTTCAATCATT AGGATGGTGATTAAGACCAAGAGTGTGGAGTACATGCCCTTCTTTTTGTCACTGTTTGTGTTCTTGTGTGGCACTTCATGGTTTGTGTTTGGACTACTTGGTGGTGACCCATTTGTGGCT GTGCCGAATGGATTCGGGTCAGGTCTCGGGGCGATCCAATTGATTCTATATGCGGTTTACAGGAATAACAGAAAGGGCACGAGTGATGGGTCTCTGGAAGAGATGAAACCTCCAAAGGAGAAGCAACACTCACAAAATGCTGATGAGCAAGCGTAA